The window CGTGACCCAGGAAAACCTGACCATCGCCACCGCCACCGTGCCGGCCGGTCAAGTCTCCGCTGAAGGTGAAGCTGCTGCTGGCGGCGCTGAAGAAGCCAAGTAATCCGCTTTTTCCGCCTCAAGAAAAAACCCGCAAGCGCAAGCCTGCGGGTTTTTTTCATTGTGGAGCAGGAACGACGGCGCGAGCTTCTGCGCGCCGCGCTCATCGACCTCACTTCTGCGCCGCCCCACCCGCCACTGCACCGGCAGTCGCGCTACCCGAAGCCGCACCCACCAGCGCGCCGGTCGTGGCGCCCTTGGCCAGCAAGGGCGTAACGTGATCGAGGAACTGTCGACCCTCGGGGGTCTGGCTCAATGCCGCCAGCATGCCGGTCAGCTTGGTGCCGCCGGCCGGGGTGAACAGGTCACCCAGGCTGGCCACACCCTGCTGCATGTCGCCGGCGTTGGCGATCACCTTCAGGTCGGCATGCTGCATGGCGCGCGCCATTTCCAGGCCGACATCGCGGCCCACCTCGACCTGCTTGATGGTGATCAGGTATTGCTGGTACCCGGCATTGGCGCCGATTTCCTTGGCCAGCTGGATCTGCGTAGTCACTGGCGCCATCAGCATGGCCTGCTCAGCAGCGGCTGCCGCCTCGCCACGGGCGCGGATACCATCGGCTTCCTTGAGCGCGGCGGCCAGGTCGCCTTCGGCCTTGGTGGTGACGGCCTGCTTCTGGGCGTCGGCATTGATGACCTGCACCTGCTTCTGCGCATCCGCATTGACCACGGCCACCTGCTTTTCCTGCTCGGCCCGCACTGCCGCCACGTCACGGGCGATCTCGGCGCCGCGCACTTCCTGCACCTTCTTCACGTCCATATCGCGCTCGGTGGTGGTCTTGGCGGCCGCCTTGATTTCCTGCTGGGCCTGCTCGTTGGCGATACCGACCTGCTTTTCCTTTTCCGCCGTGCGCAGGCCGATCTGCTGGGCCGCATCCTGGCGCTGCACTTCCACGGTCCGCTTG is drawn from Herbaspirillum seropedicae and contains these coding sequences:
- a CDS encoding SPFH domain-containing protein yields the protein MNNLNILELGLIAAAALLLIAIFIIAVTLRRVVPTNMVHIVQTSHSSTPYGRGKPAGNTYYAWPSWVPKLGITVTEFPESIFQVALNNYEAYDKERLPFVIDAVAFFRVDNAETAAQRVATFDALHTDLKAVLQGAVRRVLATNALEDIMQSRAELGAQFTAEVQEQISQWGVLPVKTIEFMDLRDANGSNVINNVMAKEKSRIDMESRVKVAENQRQAELAEIDAKRTVEVQRQDAAQQIGLRTAEKEKQVGIANEQAQQEIKAAAKTTTERDMDVKKVQEVRGAEIARDVAAVRAEQEKQVAVVNADAQKQVQVINADAQKQAVTTKAEGDLAAALKEADGIRARGEAAAAAEQAMLMAPVTTQIQLAKEIGANAGYQQYLITIKQVEVGRDVGLEMARAMQHADLKVIANAGDMQQGVASLGDLFTPAGGTKLTGMLAALSQTPEGRQFLDHVTPLLAKGATTGALVGAASGSATAGAVAGGAAQK